In Lysinibacillus sp. FSL M8-0337, the following proteins share a genomic window:
- a CDS encoding MFS transporter encodes MKLSKMFHPLVWIILGGTIFTRVASFMAMPFLAIYLHNEIDASPLQIGLTIGIAPLISTVGGFFGGYLTDRFGRKSVILLTILVWSIVFFGFATAHTIWFFVILNALNGLCRSFFEPSTQALMIDFTPADKRKRLFSLRYTAINIAAVIGPLIGVYIATLSSPSVPFMLTGAMYIVYAMFLFFVLNRYKMQQQKPMIHTKVLQTFTILLTNRVLLSFIFGAILINIGYSQFDSTLPQLIELKIEDGAKLYSLLISLNAAVVLLLQLPISIFSERFSSPTILLIGILFFVIGLTLFGLSTNYPLFICAMVLFTIGEIFTFPTMNVMIDEIAPETQKATYLGAAQFKNLGGFIGPIIGGWLLTHYIDTMFIVIAALVLCSSLFYRPKTQ; translated from the coding sequence ATGAAACTATCCAAAATGTTTCATCCACTTGTTTGGATTATTTTAGGTGGAACTATCTTCACACGCGTTGCAAGCTTTATGGCAATGCCTTTTCTAGCTATCTATTTACATAACGAAATTGATGCCTCCCCTTTACAAATAGGGTTGACCATTGGTATCGCGCCACTTATTTCTACAGTAGGTGGGTTTTTCGGTGGCTACTTAACAGATCGTTTTGGTCGAAAAAGTGTTATTTTACTTACGATACTCGTATGGAGTATTGTGTTCTTTGGCTTTGCAACAGCGCATACGATTTGGTTTTTCGTCATTTTAAATGCGTTGAACGGGTTATGTCGCTCCTTCTTTGAACCTTCTACACAAGCTTTAATGATTGACTTTACTCCCGCTGATAAACGAAAGCGTTTGTTTTCATTGCGCTACACAGCCATTAATATCGCCGCAGTCATAGGACCTCTTATTGGTGTATATATCGCGACATTATCCAGTCCTAGCGTGCCGTTTATGTTAACAGGCGCTATGTATATTGTTTATGCAATGTTTTTATTTTTCGTTTTGAATCGTTACAAAATGCAACAGCAAAAGCCGATGATACACACAAAAGTGCTACAAACCTTTACAATTCTTTTAACAAATCGTGTACTGTTAAGCTTTATTTTCGGGGCAATCTTAATAAATATTGGCTACTCCCAATTCGACTCAACACTCCCTCAACTTATTGAGCTCAAAATTGAAGATGGAGCCAAGCTCTATTCCCTACTGATTTCATTAAATGCTGCGGTTGTGCTTTTACTGCAATTACCGATTAGTATTTTTTCAGAGCGCTTCTCATCACCAACAATACTTCTAATCGGTATTTTGTTCTTTGTCATTGGTTTAACATTATTTGGCCTATCTACTAACTACCCGTTGTTTATTTGTGCAATGGTTCTTTTTACAATTGGTGAAATATTTACTTTCCCAACAATGAATGTCATGATTGATGAAATTGCCCCAGAGACACAGAAAGCTACATATTTAGGTGCGGCCCAATTTAAAAATTTAGGCGGTTTTATTGGTCCTATTATAGGTGGCTGGCTGTTAACACACTATATTGATACAATGTTTATCGTCATTGCTGCCCTTGTTTTATGTAGTTCCCTATTTTATCGACCCAAAACACAATAA
- a CDS encoding GGDEF domain-containing protein has protein sequence MKKLRIKLLISLIAFALILVAVISYVNRQILVTNIETQEASNRTLIENHILADMQTVDNAHFYFDKNISDQMEKELKALATYYKQNPKIDTWNLQQMKNQHGMDIYILDQTNTVIYTTFQKDLGLNFSLCCKSFSALLDERRESGQLYTDGIDISTTTGEYRKFSYLATPDKKYLLELGLKLDEVPVFQTFNFGKTAAYLVEKYNDLLDVRTISAGGVFFSDTESARITVKNQTKKFQDHFKAALQTMKPAEYQQILDDGYIETYRFLPYEAETVRGASTKRVVYVKYGNRTELNALANNTKQFWYVLMIALVTALIILVVINRLFSKTIHLATYDPLTNVYNRATYISKMDKLLKKRKVNTPGLLLIDLDNFKQVNDRFGHAEGDRILIETAKILKDVVRTEGFVVRFGGDEFAIVLYDTNNEHMVQVANAILEKIRRLKNVENHKWSVISVSMGGVICEKPNETELSLFERADKALYQSKKAGKDQYSSYHEVASTEEKYNS, from the coding sequence ATGAAAAAACTACGGATTAAATTATTAATATCTTTAATTGCCTTTGCATTAATACTTGTTGCTGTAATTTCTTATGTAAATAGACAAATTCTTGTGACAAATATTGAAACACAAGAAGCTAGTAATCGAACATTAATTGAAAATCATATTCTTGCAGATATGCAAACTGTAGATAATGCGCACTTTTATTTTGATAAAAACATTTCGGATCAGATGGAAAAAGAGTTAAAAGCATTAGCTACTTATTATAAGCAAAATCCAAAAATAGACACTTGGAACTTACAACAAATGAAAAATCAACATGGTATGGATATATACATATTGGATCAAACAAATACGGTAATTTATACTACATTTCAAAAAGATTTAGGTCTAAATTTTTCGCTTTGCTGTAAAAGCTTTTCGGCATTATTGGATGAACGAAGAGAGAGTGGGCAATTATATACAGATGGTATAGATATTTCGACCACAACTGGTGAGTACCGCAAATTTAGTTATTTAGCAACGCCTGATAAAAAGTATTTATTAGAGCTTGGTTTGAAATTAGATGAAGTCCCTGTCTTTCAAACATTTAACTTTGGAAAAACCGCTGCGTATTTAGTTGAAAAGTATAATGATTTGCTAGATGTTCGAACGATTAGTGCAGGTGGTGTTTTTTTCTCGGACACAGAATCCGCTCGGATAACTGTAAAAAATCAAACAAAAAAATTTCAGGATCATTTTAAGGCTGCACTACAAACGATGAAGCCAGCTGAATATCAGCAAATATTAGACGATGGCTATATCGAAACCTATCGTTTTTTACCGTATGAAGCAGAGACGGTGCGTGGTGCCTCAACAAAACGGGTAGTCTATGTCAAATATGGCAATCGTACAGAGTTAAATGCACTTGCCAATAATACAAAACAGTTTTGGTATGTTTTAATGATTGCATTAGTAACAGCGTTAATTATATTGGTCGTTATTAATAGGCTATTTTCTAAAACGATACATCTTGCAACCTATGATCCACTAACAAATGTATATAATCGTGCAACATACATTAGTAAAATGGATAAATTATTGAAAAAAAGAAAAGTCAATACGCCTGGTTTATTATTAATAGATTTGGATAATTTTAAGCAAGTAAATGATCGATTTGGACATGCTGAAGGAGATAGGATTCTTATTGAAACGGCTAAAATTTTAAAAGACGTCGTTAGAACAGAAGGTTTCGTTGTGAGATTTGGTGGAGATGAATTTGCAATTGTCCTATATGATACGAACAATGAACATATGGTACAAGTAGCAAATGCGATTTTGGAGAAAATCCGTAGATTAAAAAATGTAGAGAATCATAAATGGTCGGTTATTTCTGTGAGTATGGGCGGTGTAATTTGTGAAAAACCAAATGAAACCGAGTTAAGTTTATTTGAACGAGCAGATAAGGCTTTATATCAGTCTAAGAAAGCAGGGAAGGACCAATATTCTAGTTATCATGAAGTAGCTTCAACAGAAGAAAAATACAATTCATAA
- a CDS encoding pseudouridine synthase — MRLDKLLANMGYGSRKEVKQLLKQKAVSVDGTYVKDAALHVDPEQQNVVVFGERVVYTEFVYYMMNKPPGVISATEDLRDETVIDLLDPLHQHFQPFPVGRLDKDTEGLLLLTNDGVLAHNLLSPKKHVPKVYYAIIEGIVTQEDGERFARGVELDDGYVTKPGKLVILKSAPQSEIELTIQEGKFHQVKRMFEAVGKRVIYLKRLSMGSLQLDESLALGEYRELTPEELAGLQNRE, encoded by the coding sequence ATGCGTTTAGATAAATTACTAGCCAATATGGGCTATGGCTCACGAAAGGAAGTTAAGCAACTCCTAAAACAAAAGGCCGTTTCTGTTGATGGTACGTATGTAAAAGATGCGGCCTTGCATGTTGATCCAGAACAACAAAATGTTGTAGTGTTCGGTGAACGTGTTGTATATACAGAGTTCGTGTATTACATGATGAATAAGCCGCCAGGTGTTATTTCTGCAACAGAAGATTTACGAGATGAAACGGTAATTGACTTACTAGACCCACTACATCAACATTTTCAACCATTTCCAGTTGGTCGTTTAGATAAAGATACAGAGGGCTTGTTACTGTTAACGAATGATGGTGTTTTAGCCCATAACTTACTATCTCCAAAAAAGCATGTGCCTAAGGTGTACTATGCTATAATAGAGGGCATTGTTACGCAAGAGGATGGAGAACGATTTGCTCGTGGTGTTGAACTAGATGATGGCTACGTAACAAAGCCAGGCAAGCTCGTTATTCTGAAATCTGCCCCACAATCAGAAATTGAATTAACGATTCAAGAAGGTAAATTCCATCAGGTAAAACGGATGTTTGAAGCAGTAGGTAAACGTGTTATCTACTTAAAACGCCTTTCTATGGGGAGCTTACAACTTGATGAAAGCTTAGCATTAGGTGAATATCGCGAGTTAACGCCAGAAGAATTAGCAGGCTTACAAAATAGAGAGTAA
- a CDS encoding polysaccharide biosynthesis protein: MSNLMKGTAILTLGMFLSKVLGLIYIFPFYAIVGQENIALYQYAYIPYSIMLAIAISGAPIAVSKFVSKYNALGDYQSGRKLMKSGIVIMLITGMVSFAALFILATPIGELVIKSDEQKFTVEQIASVIRWVSFALIVVPFMSLWRGFFQGYDKMEPTAVSQLVEQIVRIVVLLGGSFLVVVVFNGKAQTAVSFAVFAAFIGAIGGLMVLYYYWKKYQPEFNLLRSQSVTSTQLPMSDIYKEVITYSIPMVFVGVANPLFQLVDMVTFNGAMSSIGLAKVTDEYLSMINFTTHKVVIIPVMLATSFSMALVPTITKYFTQGEYLSLRHAMDKTYQILIFITLPAVVGISLLANEIYFMLYSESEMGATILAHYAPVAILFALFQVTAALLQGIDFQKWIVFSLLSGILVKLTLNISFIRWLEADGAILATAIGYSVSIIINLLVLRKTLNYKSEMVIRRVMLISLLTAAMAVSVLIVHKLLELVMGPVDGKFSALVYSVICAAVGAAVYGYLSLRLGLAQKLLGERITRITSKLGFK; encoded by the coding sequence ATGTCCAATTTAATGAAAGGTACTGCGATATTAACGTTAGGGATGTTTTTATCTAAGGTGCTTGGATTAATTTATATTTTTCCCTTTTATGCGATTGTTGGGCAGGAAAATATCGCGCTGTATCAATATGCATATATTCCTTACTCAATCATGCTCGCAATAGCCATTTCAGGTGCACCAATTGCTGTATCGAAATTTGTTTCTAAATACAATGCCTTAGGAGACTATCAATCAGGACGCAAGCTGATGAAGTCAGGTATCGTGATAATGTTGATAACGGGTATGGTGTCCTTTGCTGCCCTCTTTATCTTGGCAACACCGATTGGTGAACTTGTTATTAAAAGTGATGAACAGAAATTTACAGTCGAGCAAATTGCGTCTGTTATTCGCTGGGTAAGCTTTGCGCTTATTGTTGTTCCATTTATGAGTTTGTGGCGTGGCTTTTTCCAAGGCTATGACAAAATGGAACCGACAGCAGTTTCACAGTTAGTGGAACAAATTGTCCGAATTGTTGTGTTATTAGGCGGCTCTTTCTTAGTAGTAGTAGTTTTTAATGGCAAAGCGCAAACAGCAGTTTCCTTTGCGGTATTCGCAGCTTTTATCGGGGCAATTGGCGGCTTAATGGTGCTCTATTACTACTGGAAAAAATACCAACCTGAATTTAATTTATTGCGTAGTCAAAGTGTTACGTCGACCCAGCTACCAATGTCGGATATTTATAAAGAAGTGATAACGTATTCCATTCCGATGGTGTTTGTAGGGGTGGCTAATCCATTATTTCAATTAGTGGATATGGTAACGTTTAATGGTGCTATGAGTTCCATTGGTTTAGCCAAAGTAACGGATGAGTATTTATCAATGATTAACTTTACAACACATAAAGTTGTCATTATTCCTGTTATGTTAGCAACAAGTTTTTCAATGGCGTTAGTACCGACGATAACAAAATATTTTACACAAGGTGAGTATTTATCGTTACGCCATGCGATGGATAAAACGTATCAAATTTTAATTTTCATTACATTACCAGCAGTAGTGGGTATTTCATTATTAGCAAATGAAATTTACTTTATGCTTTACTCTGAAAGCGAGATGGGCGCAACGATTTTAGCTCATTATGCACCAGTAGCAATTTTATTTGCGTTGTTCCAAGTTACAGCCGCGTTGCTACAAGGTATTGACTTCCAAAAGTGGATTGTCTTCAGTCTACTATCAGGTATTTTAGTAAAGCTAACCCTTAATATTTCGTTTATTCGTTGGCTAGAAGCGGACGGAGCCATTTTGGCAACAGCGATTGGTTATAGTGTTTCAATTATTATTAATTTGCTAGTGCTTCGAAAAACGCTTAATTATAAATCAGAAATGGTTATACGTCGTGTCATGCTTATCTCACTTTTAACAGCTGCAATGGCTGTCAGTGTTTTAATCGTTCATAAGCTATTAGAACTTGTGATGGGACCAGTGGATGGTAAATTCTCTGCACTTGTCTATTCTGTTATTTGTGCAGCAGTAGGTGCTGCTGTTTATGGCTATTTGTCATTACGCTTAGGTTTAGCACAAAAACTACTTGGTGAGCGCATAACAAGAATTACAAGTAAATTGGGATTTAAATAG
- the asnB gene encoding asparagine synthase (glutamine-hydrolyzing): protein MCGFIGYINGTNVIDHHQTIENMMNTIIHRGPDSGGIHSDDKVTLGFRRLSIIDLSDVANQPLYSPDGNIVLVFNGEIYNFQELRKDLQEKGHTFKTKSDSEVLIFGYLQYGVEFVKQLRGMFAFCIWDKKNDLQFIARDGFGIKPLYYTENTTDGTFIFGSEIKSFLPHPAFIKELNKNALRPYLTFQYSSMDETFFKGVFKLPPAHYMVIKNGQKQIVQYWDKKFHAKEAPIEKYVEDIRSTVKESVDAHQISDVKVGSFLSGGIDSSYITSLLRPDKSFSVGFSDYEDMFNETNLAKDLSDTLNIQNERKYITADECFEALPKIQWHMDEPQSNPSSVPLYFLSELAAKDVTVVLSGEGADEIFGGYSWYQNSGRMQKYEKVPFGLRKALRGIAEALPKNQYTHFLVKGGQTVEERFIGEAVVWDEDDALNVLKPAYKNGPSVQTITKRIYDEVPGDDDVTKMQYLDLNLWMPGDILLKADKMSMAHSIELRVPFLDKEVMELAKNIPSRYRVNDIDTKYVLRQAAHQELPEEWAKRPKLGFPVPIRHWLREEKYYNMVKDMFTTDFANEFFDTKQLVGYLDEHYEGKANRGRYIWTAYVFLVWYKQFFVDM, encoded by the coding sequence ATGTGCGGATTTATTGGCTATATTAATGGAACAAATGTGATTGATCATCACCAAACAATTGAAAATATGATGAATACAATTATTCACCGTGGACCAGATAGTGGTGGTATTCATAGTGACGATAAAGTAACGTTAGGTTTCCGTCGTTTAAGCATTATTGACTTATCAGATGTGGCAAATCAACCTCTTTATAGCCCAGATGGCAACATTGTGCTTGTTTTCAATGGGGAGATATATAATTTCCAAGAGTTGCGTAAGGACCTACAAGAAAAGGGTCATACATTTAAAACGAAATCGGATAGTGAAGTGTTAATCTTCGGTTATCTGCAGTATGGTGTAGAATTTGTCAAACAGCTTCGCGGTATGTTCGCATTCTGTATTTGGGATAAAAAGAATGATTTACAATTTATCGCGCGTGATGGCTTTGGTATTAAGCCACTGTACTACACTGAAAACACGACGGATGGAACATTTATTTTTGGTTCAGAAATTAAATCTTTCTTGCCTCATCCAGCATTCATTAAAGAATTAAACAAAAATGCATTACGTCCTTATTTAACGTTCCAATATTCTTCAATGGACGAAACATTCTTTAAAGGTGTATTTAAATTACCACCAGCGCACTATATGGTCATTAAAAATGGACAAAAACAAATTGTGCAATATTGGGATAAAAAATTCCATGCGAAAGAAGCGCCGATTGAAAAATATGTGGAAGATATTCGTTCAACAGTAAAAGAGTCAGTAGACGCCCACCAAATTAGTGATGTAAAGGTTGGTTCTTTCCTGTCTGGCGGTATTGATTCTAGTTATATTACATCATTGCTACGTCCTGATAAATCATTCTCTGTTGGTTTTTCGGACTATGAAGATATGTTCAATGAGACAAACTTAGCAAAGGATTTATCGGATACATTAAATATTCAAAACGAGCGTAAATATATTACAGCAGATGAGTGTTTTGAAGCTTTACCGAAAATTCAATGGCATATGGATGAGCCACAGTCAAACCCATCTTCTGTACCGCTTTACTTCCTATCGGAGCTAGCGGCGAAGGATGTAACAGTTGTACTTTCTGGTGAAGGTGCGGATGAGATTTTTGGAGGCTATTCGTGGTACCAAAACTCTGGCAGAATGCAAAAATACGAAAAGGTGCCATTTGGTCTACGTAAAGCATTGCGTGGCATTGCAGAGGCGCTTCCGAAAAACCAATATACACATTTCCTTGTAAAAGGTGGTCAAACCGTAGAGGAGCGCTTTATCGGTGAAGCGGTTGTATGGGATGAGGATGACGCATTAAACGTCTTAAAACCAGCATACAAAAACGGTCCTTCTGTACAAACAATTACGAAACGTATTTATGATGAAGTACCTGGTGATGATGATGTTACAAAAATGCAGTATTTAGATTTGAATTTATGGATGCCTGGAGATATTTTATTAAAGGCAGATAAAATGAGTATGGCGCACTCTATCGAATTACGTGTACCATTTTTAGACAAAGAAGTAATGGAGCTAGCAAAAAATATTCCATCAAGATATCGTGTCAATGATATTGATACGAAATATGTTCTTCGTCAAGCGGCACATCAGGAATTACCAGAAGAGTGGGCAAAGCGTCCGAAGCTTGGCTTCCCTGTACCAATTCGTCACTGGCTGCGTGAAGAAAAGTATTACAATATGGTCAAGGACATGTTTACAACGGACTTTGCCAATGAATTTTTCGATACGAAGCAACTAGTGGGTTATTTAGATGAACATTATGAAGGCAAAGCTAATCGTGGTCGCTATATTTGGACAGCTTATGTGTTCTTAGTATGGTATAAACAATTCTTTGTTGATATGTAA
- a CDS encoding NAD(P)/FAD-dependent oxidoreductase has protein sequence MYDVIVIGGGPSGLMAAIAAGERKKKVLLLEKGTKLGKKLAISGGGRCNVTNRLPVEEIVKHIPGNGRFLYSPFTVYNNEDIIAFFEGLGVALKEEDHGRMFPMSNRAQDVVDALIRQLQRLHVEVRLHTPVNKLLMDDEKILGVRLEDGTEVRCKAIIVAVGGKAVPQTGSTGDGYPWAERAGHNVTTLFPTEVPVLSKEEFIQTRELQGLALRDVEVSVLNKKGKPLITHQMDMLFTHFGLSGPAVLRCSQFVVKELMKTGYEPVTMRIQTLVDFNEETCLQYLNKLIKEEPKKAVKNVWKGVAPERWLLFLCDRANIDVQMTGIELSQEKIRALAHLLVNFTMTVSGTQSLDKAFVTGGGVSVKEIEPKTMASKKKAGLFFCGEILDIHGYTGGYNITSALVTGRIAGMNADL, from the coding sequence ATGTATGATGTAATCGTTATCGGTGGTGGCCCCTCTGGATTAATGGCCGCCATCGCAGCTGGAGAACGAAAAAAGAAAGTTTTACTTCTCGAAAAAGGGACAAAGCTTGGGAAAAAGCTCGCGATTTCTGGCGGTGGTCGCTGTAACGTAACAAACAGACTACCTGTTGAAGAAATTGTTAAACATATTCCTGGCAACGGTCGTTTTTTATATAGCCCCTTTACTGTTTATAACAATGAGGACATTATTGCCTTTTTCGAAGGGCTAGGTGTCGCATTAAAAGAAGAAGACCATGGTCGTATGTTCCCAATGTCCAACCGTGCGCAAGATGTAGTCGATGCATTGATTCGTCAATTGCAACGACTACATGTTGAAGTACGGTTACATACACCCGTTAACAAGTTATTGATGGATGATGAAAAGATTCTTGGTGTGCGCTTAGAAGATGGGACAGAAGTACGCTGTAAGGCTATTATTGTAGCAGTTGGAGGCAAGGCAGTGCCACAAACAGGTTCAACAGGCGATGGCTACCCTTGGGCCGAACGTGCTGGACATAATGTGACAACACTCTTTCCAACAGAAGTGCCCGTTTTATCAAAAGAGGAGTTTATTCAAACGAGAGAGCTACAAGGATTAGCATTACGAGATGTCGAGGTATCCGTTCTCAATAAAAAAGGTAAGCCACTAATAACACATCAAATGGACATGCTCTTTACGCATTTCGGATTAAGCGGCCCTGCTGTATTACGCTGTAGTCAGTTTGTCGTCAAGGAGTTAATGAAAACGGGTTATGAACCTGTCACAATGCGTATCCAAACGCTTGTAGATTTCAATGAGGAAACATGTCTGCAATATTTAAATAAGCTTATAAAAGAAGAACCGAAAAAAGCAGTGAAAAATGTTTGGAAAGGCGTCGCACCAGAACGCTGGCTGCTATTTTTATGTGACCGTGCAAATATTGATGTTCAAATGACTGGTATTGAATTATCTCAAGAAAAAATTCGCGCGCTAGCACATTTACTAGTGAATTTCACAATGACGGTTAGCGGTACACAATCGCTCGACAAAGCATTCGTTACAGGTGGAGGCGTTTCTGTGAAAGAAATCGAACCAAAAACGATGGCGTCTAAGAAAAAGGCAGGTTTATTTTTCTGCGGAGAAATATTAGATATTCATGGCTACACAGGCGGCTATAATATTACGTCTGCACTTGTGACAGGACGAATTGCAGGAATGAACGCTGACTTGTAA
- a CDS encoding AIM24 family protein produces MGKYSLNEFIKTTQQDDYENEYFELETERVLEVNLDGEVWSKMGAMISYIGDIKFERERVLEHGLSKMFKKALTGEGTQLMKAKGKGRLYLADQGKKVTIFDLKDESICVNGNDLLAFEPSINWDIQLMRKMAGIMSGGLFNVTLQGSGKVAITTHFEPLTLLVKPGETVYTDPHATVAWSGNLTPEFKTDISFRTFIGRGSGESIQMAFSGEGFVIIQPYEEVYLSSES; encoded by the coding sequence ATGGGAAAGTATTCATTAAATGAATTCATTAAGACAACGCAACAAGATGATTATGAGAACGAATATTTCGAGTTAGAAACAGAGCGTGTATTAGAGGTTAATTTAGATGGTGAAGTCTGGTCAAAAATGGGGGCTATGATTTCATACATAGGCGACATTAAGTTTGAGCGGGAACGTGTTTTAGAACATGGCCTTTCAAAAATGTTTAAAAAAGCATTAACAGGCGAAGGAACGCAACTTATGAAAGCAAAAGGAAAAGGGCGTCTCTATTTAGCGGATCAAGGGAAAAAGGTGACTATTTTTGATTTGAAGGATGAAAGTATTTGTGTCAACGGTAATGACTTGCTGGCATTTGAACCAAGTATTAATTGGGACATTCAATTAATGCGTAAAATGGCTGGTATTATGTCTGGAGGGCTGTTTAATGTAACGCTACAAGGAAGCGGTAAAGTAGCCATTACAACGCATTTCGAGCCGTTGACGTTGTTGGTAAAGCCTGGTGAAACAGTTTATACGGATCCTCATGCTACAGTTGCATGGTCAGGCAATTTAACACCTGAATTTAAAACAGATATTAGCTTCCGTACGTTTATTGGACGTGGCAGTGGTGAATCGATTCAAATGGCTTTCTCTGGCGAAGGGTTTGTCATTATCCAACCGTATGAAGAGGTTTATTTGTCTAGCGAAAGTTAA
- a CDS encoding OFA family MFS transporter → MNKNRWLIALSAIAIHLSIGGAYAYSVYKLPIVTEMGWSETKVTIAFTIMMGLAGFSAALFGSLVEKMGPRKSAMVAAVLFGAGQAGAGVAISMDSVTLYWLTYGLLSGLGMGIGYIAPVSTLVKWFPDRRGLATGMAVLGFGSGALITAPVAANLMEAVGISTTYFILGASYFTLMILGASYIAPPKPGFMPANMKAAAEKGKDVVKKDLAVMSAREAVKTKHFWMLWSMHLVNVTAGIMMISVASPMAQEIVGLSVAGAAAMVGVMGLFNGGGRLIWAAVSDYIGRSNVFVIFFTAQLITFIVLPHTTNVIIFQALIFLVVSCYGGGFSNLPAFASDLFGTKQLGVIHGYLLTTWSLGGVFGPLLVSAIKNAYDSYIPVFYVFAGLIAISLIISLTLRADVRKQTALKTAEQKVGDVSATR, encoded by the coding sequence ATGAATAAAAATAGATGGTTAATTGCATTATCTGCAATCGCTATTCACCTTTCCATTGGTGGAGCCTATGCATACAGTGTATACAAGCTGCCGATTGTCACAGAAATGGGATGGAGTGAAACAAAGGTTACGATAGCCTTTACAATTATGATGGGGCTTGCTGGTTTTTCAGCAGCGTTATTTGGTAGTTTAGTAGAAAAAATGGGTCCACGTAAATCGGCCATGGTAGCAGCAGTACTGTTTGGAGCAGGACAAGCTGGTGCAGGTGTTGCAATCTCTATGGATTCTGTCACATTATACTGGTTAACTTACGGCTTACTTAGTGGTTTAGGTATGGGGATTGGTTATATCGCACCTGTCTCTACATTAGTAAAATGGTTCCCAGACCGTCGTGGTTTAGCTACAGGTATGGCTGTACTAGGATTTGGATCGGGAGCATTAATTACTGCACCGGTAGCAGCAAACTTAATGGAAGCAGTTGGAATTTCTACAACTTACTTTATTTTAGGGGCAAGTTACTTCACGTTAATGATTTTAGGGGCTTCTTATATAGCGCCGCCAAAACCAGGTTTTATGCCTGCGAATATGAAAGCGGCAGCAGAAAAAGGCAAGGATGTAGTGAAAAAAGATTTAGCAGTAATGTCAGCTCGTGAAGCTGTGAAAACAAAACATTTCTGGATGTTATGGTCAATGCATTTAGTCAATGTAACTGCGGGTATTATGATGATTTCTGTCGCATCACCGATGGCACAGGAAATTGTAGGTTTATCAGTTGCAGGAGCTGCAGCAATGGTAGGCGTTATGGGGTTATTCAATGGTGGCGGTCGCTTAATTTGGGCTGCTGTGTCGGATTATATTGGTCGTTCAAACGTCTTTGTAATATTCTTTACAGCACAACTTATTACATTTATCGTATTGCCGCATACGACAAACGTTATTATTTTCCAAGCACTTATTTTCTTAGTAGTTAGTTGTTATGGTGGCGGTTTCTCAAACCTACCTGCATTCGCAAGTGACCTATTTGGTACGAAGCAACTTGGTGTTATCCACGGTTATTTACTAACAACATGGTCTTTAGGTGGCGTTTTTGGTCCACTTCTAGTGAGCGCTATTAAAAATGCTTATGATAGTTACATTCCTGTATTCTATGTATTTGCAGGTTTAATTGCTATTTCATTAATTATTTCATTAACGCTACGTGCAGATGTGCGTAAACAAACAGCATTAAAAACAGCAGAGCAAAAGGTTGGAGACGTCTCCGCTACACGATAA